A genome region from Rhodanobacter thiooxydans includes the following:
- a CDS encoding serine hydrolase produces the protein MGWGALALLLLLAPFGTNARSANRIYDPIVDAVVARYHLPGIAVGVIENGQVVYMRTAGETVAGSGQPVTPRTLFKIASNSKAMTTALLGRLVDQGKLRWDDPVTKYLPQFRMHDPWVTTNMRVADLLTHSSGLPEGGGDLMLWPEPNAFTRADIIHGLAFIKPSYSFRAQYQYDNLLYVVAGEVAAAAGGAPYETLMRREVFAPLGLDRCQVGAWNRDAVGDVAAPHRRDGNRNVAMPEATAIPAITSAAAGGIRCGLTDMLSWARNWLTPTHAQLQWLSPVQREVLQAPHMLIPISEQRRAWDNTHVMAYGYGWRMADVDGQWSVWHTGTLNGMYSMLALLPDRDDGFVFMINGDADEARTVLGEVLMKHFTAPGDDRGVDWYADALAQRAKQRAPSSSAPDTSAQRPASPAELAHWSGQYRDAWFGDVTLCPREGKMHFAAAKSPTLAGTVMRLGDRYLVHWDDSANLDAWLDFRAVSNDQPIALRMAKLDPLGDFSSDYEDLDFRRVGRCP, from the coding sequence CTGGGGTGGGGTGCTCTTGCCCTTCTGCTCCTACTCGCACCGTTTGGCACCAACGCCCGATCCGCCAACCGCATCTATGACCCCATCGTCGACGCCGTCGTCGCCCGCTATCATCTGCCCGGCATCGCCGTCGGCGTGATCGAGAACGGGCAGGTCGTCTATATGCGCACCGCCGGCGAGACCGTCGCCGGCTCTGGCCAGCCGGTCACCCCGCGCACGCTGTTCAAGATCGCCTCCAACAGCAAGGCGATGACCACCGCCCTGCTCGGCCGGCTGGTCGACCAGGGCAAGCTGCGCTGGGACGATCCGGTGACGAAGTACCTGCCGCAGTTCCGCATGCACGACCCGTGGGTCACCACGAACATGCGCGTGGCCGACCTGCTCACCCATTCCAGCGGCCTGCCCGAGGGCGGCGGCGACCTGATGCTGTGGCCGGAGCCGAATGCGTTCACCCGCGCCGACATCATCCACGGCCTGGCCTTCATCAAGCCCAGCTACAGCTTCCGTGCGCAGTACCAGTACGACAACCTGCTCTACGTGGTGGCCGGCGAAGTGGCCGCCGCCGCAGGCGGTGCGCCGTACGAGACGCTGATGCGCCGCGAGGTGTTCGCGCCGCTGGGGCTGGACCGCTGCCAGGTCGGCGCATGGAACCGCGACGCGGTCGGCGACGTGGCCGCGCCGCACCGTCGCGACGGCAACCGCAATGTGGCGATGCCCGAGGCCACGGCAATCCCCGCGATCACCTCCGCGGCGGCCGGCGGCATCCGCTGCGGCCTCACCGACATGCTGAGCTGGGCGCGCAACTGGCTGACACCCACCCACGCGCAGCTGCAATGGCTGTCGCCGGTGCAGCGCGAAGTGCTGCAGGCGCCGCACATGCTGATCCCGATTTCCGAACAGCGCCGCGCCTGGGATAACACGCACGTGATGGCCTACGGCTACGGCTGGCGCATGGCCGACGTCGACGGCCAGTGGAGCGTGTGGCACACCGGCACGCTGAACGGCATGTACTCGATGCTGGCCCTGCTGCCCGACCGCGACGACGGCTTCGTGTTCATGATCAACGGCGACGCGGACGAAGCGCGCACCGTGCTTGGCGAAGTATTGATGAAGCACTTCACCGCGCCCGGCGACGATCGCGGCGTGGACTGGTACGCCGATGCGCTGGCGCAGCGGGCGAAGCAGCGGGCGCCGTCGTCGTCCGCGCCGGATACCTCGGCGCAGCGGCCAGCCTCGCCGGCCGAACTGGCGCACTGGAGCGGGCAGTATCGCGACGCGTGGTTCGGCGACGTCACGCTATGCCCGCGCGAGGGGAAGATGCATTTCGCCGCCGCGAAGTCGCCGACACTGGCCGGCACGGTGATGCGCCTGGGCGATCGCTACCTGGTGCACTGGGACGATTCGGCCAACCTCGACGCCTGGCTGGATTTTCGCGCCGTCAGCAACGACCAGCCGATCGCCCTGCGCATGGCCAAGCTCGACCCGCTGGGCGACTTCAGCTCCGATTATGAAGACCTCGACTTCCGCCGCGTAGGACGCTGCCCATGA
- a CDS encoding M15 family metallopeptidase, protein MLAWLVASGGIARAEQPPTLSPVRTAAAANLVDIRMLVPDIAEDIKYAGHNNFVGAPVDGYLAPKCLLLRPVAEALARVERELRTQQLRLKIWDCYRPARAVAHFVRWAHDLNDQRTKPQHYPTLDKSKLLGDYIAPVSGHSRGATADLTLQRCAADGTHCTPLDMGTDFDFFDVRAHTDAPGITAAQHANRLLLRDAMEREGFRNYALEWWHYTLTPEPTPHTLYDVPVQ, encoded by the coding sequence GTGCTCGCCTGGCTCGTCGCCTCCGGTGGCATCGCCCGCGCGGAGCAGCCACCCACCCTGTCGCCCGTCAGGACGGCCGCTGCGGCGAACCTCGTCGACATCCGCATGCTGGTGCCGGACATCGCCGAAGACATCAAGTACGCTGGCCACAACAACTTCGTGGGTGCGCCGGTCGATGGCTACCTGGCACCGAAGTGCCTGCTGCTGCGCCCGGTCGCCGAAGCGCTGGCGCGGGTCGAGCGCGAGCTGCGCACGCAGCAGCTGCGCCTGAAGATCTGGGACTGCTATCGCCCGGCCCGCGCCGTGGCGCATTTCGTGCGCTGGGCGCACGACCTCAACGACCAGCGTACCAAGCCGCAGCACTATCCCACGCTGGACAAGTCGAAACTGCTCGGCGATTACATCGCACCGGTCTCCGGCCACAGCCGCGGCGCCACCGCCGACCTCACCCTGCAGCGCTGCGCCGCCGACGGCACGCACTGCACGCCGCTGGACATGGGCACCGATTTCGACTTCTTCGACGTGCGCGCGCACACCGATGCGCCCGGCATCACTGCCGCGCAGCATGCGAACCGTCTGCTGCTGCGCGATGCAATGGAGCGCGAGGGTTTCCGCAACTATGCGCTGGAGTGGTGGCATTACACGCTAACGCCGGAACCCACGCCGCACACGCTGTACGACGTGCCGGTGCAATGA
- a CDS encoding serine hydrolase domain-containing protein has protein sequence MLFCAGSAGASTADAIRHADQLMQKYAGDVPGASLLVLKDGKPIVRRGYGLANLEDRERATPATNYRLASVSKQFTAAAILLLVEDGHLHLDDPVQRWLPTLPQTTAAVTLRQLLDHTGGLVDYEDLIPPGTTAQVSDDDVLRLLSATPRTYFAPGSAYRYSNSGYVLLGLVVERASGMSLPLYLKQRIFRPLHMDHTLLYEHGKGPEVADRAYGYSEEHGHWTRTDQSITSATRGDGGIYSSIDDLAKWDAALYDDRLLSAASRRLAFSPHVKVTGEPYQASYGYGWRITGDTLWHSGESIGFRNVIVRWPQQRLTVILLSNRNDPEPYRTALAIAEPYLH, from the coding sequence ATGCTGTTCTGCGCCGGCAGCGCTGGCGCATCGACCGCCGATGCCATCCGCCACGCCGATCAGTTGATGCAGAAGTACGCCGGCGACGTGCCCGGCGCCTCGCTGCTGGTGCTCAAGGATGGCAAGCCGATCGTGCGCCGCGGCTACGGCCTGGCCAATCTCGAAGACCGCGAGCGCGCCACGCCGGCCACCAACTACCGGCTCGCCTCGGTGAGCAAGCAGTTCACCGCCGCGGCGATCCTGCTGCTGGTCGAGGACGGCCACCTCCACCTGGACGACCCGGTGCAGCGCTGGCTGCCCACGCTGCCGCAGACGACGGCCGCGGTCACGCTGCGCCAGCTGCTCGACCACACCGGCGGCCTGGTCGACTACGAGGACCTGATCCCGCCCGGCACCACCGCCCAGGTCAGCGACGACGACGTGCTGCGCCTGCTCTCCGCCACGCCGAGGACCTACTTCGCGCCGGGCAGTGCCTACCGCTACAGCAACTCCGGCTACGTGCTGCTCGGCCTGGTGGTGGAACGCGCCTCCGGCATGAGCCTGCCGCTGTACCTCAAGCAGCGCATCTTCCGGCCGCTGCACATGGACCACACCCTGCTCTACGAGCACGGCAAGGGGCCGGAAGTGGCGGACCGCGCCTACGGCTACAGCGAGGAGCACGGCCACTGGACGCGCACCGACCAGAGCATCACCAGCGCCACCCGCGGCGACGGCGGCATCTACTCCTCGATCGACGACCTGGCCAAGTGGGACGCCGCCCTGTACGACGACCGCCTGCTCAGCGCCGCCTCGCGGCGGCTGGCCTTCAGCCCGCACGTGAAGGTCACCGGCGAACCGTACCAGGCCAGCTACGGCTACGGCTGGCGCATCACCGGCGACACACTGTGGCACTCCGGCGAAAGCATCGGCTTCCGCAACGTGATCGTGCGCTGGCCGCAGCAGCGCCTCACGGTGATCCTGCTCAGCAACCGCAACGACCCGGAGCCTTACCGCACCGCACTGGCGATCGCCGAGCCCTATCTGCATTGA